One segment of Fusarium oxysporum f. sp. lycopersici 4287 chromosome 15, whole genome shotgun sequence DNA contains the following:
- a CDS encoding NADPH2:quinone reductase, with amino-acid sequence MKSAIVKMDISVEIVDIEVPKPGPDEVLVKVIIAGSNPKDWKLAGILQREMNSGDDVAGLIEAVGENVVGFHPGDRVAAFHKMATSNGAFAEYAIAPYYTTFHIPDSLSYEDAATIPLAAYTSACALFQELDLPEPWSPIAKNAEKNDIKRPLIIYGASTATGAFAIKMAAAANIHPIIAVGSQRSSFIKPFLDENKGDQLVDYTLYKSDDELIRAIQEAVKTGGAPDGRCWKAYDTVSEDNTIALVTKAIAGPPDASGVRPKVTNIFLKTEALGSDPSVDIVFSMVGQVHETSENDKMIGVVWGAAFTRGLREGWFTPHPYVVGKNGLEGLSDGLKGLKDGTIRAQKFLTRIADTPSLSN; translated from the exons ATGAAGTCAGCCATTGTCAAGATGGACATCTCGGTCGAGATTGTCGATATCGAAGTTCCCAAGCCCGGCCCCGACGAGGTGCTGGTTAAGGTGATTATCGCAG GTTCGAACCCCAAGGACTGGAAGCTCGCTGGGATCCTCCAACGCGAAATGAACAGTGGAGACGACGTTGCGGGTCTTATCGAAGCCGTGGGCGAAAATGTCGTTGGATTCCATCCAGGTGATCGCGTAGCTGCTTTTCATAAGATGGCGACTTCTAATGGGGCTTTTGCTGAATATGCTATTGCACCATATTACACCACCTTTCATATTCCAGACTCGCTATCCTACGAGGATGCTGCTACGATTCCCCTAGCGGCCTATACCTCTGCTTGCGCCTTATTTCAGGAACTCGACTTGCCTGAGCCGTGGTCGCCGATTGCCAAGAACGCAGAGAAGAATGATATCAAGCGCCCTTTAATCATCTATGGTGCATCAACCGCCACTGGTGCCTTTGCTATCAAGATGGCTGCAGCTGCTAATATTCACCCTATTATCGCGGTTGGTAGCCAGAGGAGCAGCTTTATTAAGCCTTTCCTCGATGAGAATAAGGGTGATCAGCTGGTTGACTATACTCTGTACAAATCAGATGACGAGCTTATAAGGGCGATCCAGGAGGCTGTGAAGACGGGCGGTGCCCCTGATGGTcgctgctggaaggcatatGACACTGTTTCTGAGGATAACACAATTGCCTTGGTGACTAAGGCTATCGCTGGTCCGCCGGATGCTTCTGGTGTTAGGCCCAAGGTAACCAACATCTTTCTTAAGACTGAGGCTCTAGGCTCTGATCCGAGCGTCGATATTGTCTTCTCTATGGTCGGTCAGGTCCATGAAACTAGCGAGAATGATAAGATGATCGGAGTGGTTTGGGGTGCTGCATTTACCCGTGGTCTCCGCGAGGGCTGGTTCACCCCCCACCCTTATGTGGTTGGAAAGAACGGTCTAGAGGGTCTTTCTGATGGTTTGAAGGGTCTTAAGGATGGTACAATCCGGGCTCAAAAGTTCTTGACGCGTATTGCAGATACTCCTAGCCTGAGCAACTAA